The proteins below come from a single Burkholderia humptydooensis genomic window:
- a CDS encoding 5-oxoprolinase subunit C family protein encodes MTSRQATSGIEVLRAGPLSTVQDLGRRGYRHLGVAQSGALDSLALEVGNRLVGNRPDAAAIEITLGPASFRFPRAARIAITGTEFGATLDGVPIYSWWSVPVAAGQTLALPVAKRGMRGYLCVAGGIDVLPMLGSRSTDLASRFGGLGGRVLRDGDRLPVGAPPAAAPACVAPDAPEFGVKAPAWCAFARVDKEPRRHKHAKHAKHAHAAWAMPVRVLPGPQYASFAPAAQQAFWDEEWIVTPNSNRMGYRLAGAKLERTETGDLLSHAVLPGTIQVPGNGQPIVLMNDAQTTGGYPRIGAVIRADLWKLAQARLNLPVRFVRVTAAAARDALAAERAYLRQIDIAIEMREEALQRARAARAVAA; translated from the coding sequence ATGACTTCACGCCAAGCAACGAGCGGCATCGAAGTGCTGCGCGCCGGGCCGCTGTCGACAGTCCAGGATCTCGGCCGCCGCGGCTATCGCCATCTGGGCGTCGCGCAAAGCGGCGCGCTCGACTCGCTCGCGCTCGAAGTGGGCAATCGCCTCGTCGGCAACCGGCCGGACGCCGCCGCGATCGAAATCACGCTCGGCCCCGCGTCGTTCCGCTTTCCGCGCGCGGCGCGCATCGCGATCACCGGCACCGAGTTCGGCGCGACGCTCGACGGCGTGCCGATCTACTCGTGGTGGAGCGTGCCCGTCGCGGCCGGCCAGACGCTCGCGCTGCCCGTCGCGAAGCGCGGGATGCGCGGCTATCTGTGCGTCGCGGGCGGCATCGACGTGCTGCCGATGCTCGGCTCGCGCAGCACCGATCTCGCGTCGCGCTTCGGCGGCCTCGGCGGCCGCGTGCTGCGCGACGGCGACCGGCTGCCCGTCGGCGCGCCGCCCGCCGCCGCGCCCGCGTGCGTCGCGCCCGACGCGCCCGAGTTCGGCGTGAAGGCGCCCGCGTGGTGCGCGTTCGCGCGCGTCGACAAGGAGCCGCGCCGCCACAAGCACGCCAAGCACGCCAAGCACGCGCACGCCGCATGGGCGATGCCCGTGCGCGTGCTGCCCGGCCCGCAATACGCGAGCTTCGCGCCGGCGGCGCAGCAGGCGTTCTGGGACGAGGAATGGATCGTCACGCCGAACAGCAACCGGATGGGCTACCGGCTCGCGGGCGCGAAGCTCGAGCGCACCGAGACGGGCGACCTGCTGTCGCACGCGGTGCTGCCGGGCACGATCCAGGTGCCGGGCAACGGCCAGCCGATCGTGCTGATGAACGACGCGCAGACGACGGGCGGCTATCCGCGGATCGGCGCCGTGATCCGCGCGGACCTCTGGAAGCTCGCGCAGGCGCGCCTGAACCTGCCGGTCCGCTTCGTCCGCGTGACGGCGGCGGCCGCGCGCGACGCGCTCGCCGCCGAGCGCGCGTACCTGCGGCAGATCGACATCGCGATCGAGATGCGTGAGGAAGCGCTGCAGCGCGCGCGCGCCGCGCGGGCAGTGGCCGCATGA
- a CDS encoding winged helix DNA-binding protein — MQRHPTKIVSSEHLVSETSAELSELEYALIMAGNAFNRWMVRCMAAAGAKDMTAVEVSLLHHVSHRDRKKKLADICFVLNIEDTHVATYALKKLVARGYVKSEKTGKEVFFEATDAGRALCLKYRDVRERCLIETLKDSGLTNEQIGDAAQLLRHASGLYDTAARAAASL; from the coding sequence ATGCAGCGCCATCCGACCAAGATCGTATCGTCCGAACATCTCGTTTCCGAGACAAGCGCGGAGCTCTCCGAGCTCGAATATGCGCTCATCATGGCGGGAAATGCGTTCAATCGCTGGATGGTCCGGTGCATGGCGGCGGCCGGCGCGAAGGACATGACGGCGGTCGAGGTGTCGCTGCTGCACCACGTGAGCCACCGGGACCGCAAGAAGAAGCTGGCCGACATTTGCTTCGTGCTCAACATCGAGGACACGCACGTCGCGACGTATGCACTCAAGAAGCTGGTAGCTAGAGGGTACGTAAAAAGCGAAAAGACAGGCAAGGAAGTGTTCTTCGAAGCGACCGACGCGGGCCGCGCGCTCTGCCTCAAGTACCGCGACGTGCGCGAGCGCTGCCTGATCGAGACCCTGAAGGACAGCGGGCTCACGAACGAGCAGATCGGCGACGCCGCGCAACTGCTTCGCCACGCGTCGGGGCTGTACGACACCGCGGCGCGCGCGGCCGCGTCGCTGTAG
- a CDS encoding DUF979 domain-containing protein, producing the protein MTLTIDYLFWLVGLVLLAVGATIVTDRAHPRRFTAGGFWLLYALVFLIGDKLPVELVGALVIVMALIAGFGGVTAAKPKLPSDDARRASAARIGNRLFMPALTIPFVTVAITLAASHLHVGGAPLVDPKNVTLIGFGIGCVIALGFACRITRDSVGQSLQEARRLIDALSWAAVLPQMLGMLGLVFSDAGVGKAVAHVTTAYVNLDYRLVAVAVYCIGMALFTMVMGNGFAAFPVMTGGVGVPILVNVFHGDPAVMVAIGMFSGYCGTLMTPMAANFNMVPAALLELPDKNGVIKAQIPTALALLATNIVLLNVLMFR; encoded by the coding sequence ATGACGCTCACGATCGATTATCTGTTCTGGCTCGTCGGCCTCGTGCTGCTCGCGGTCGGCGCGACGATCGTCACGGACCGCGCGCACCCGCGCCGCTTCACCGCGGGCGGCTTCTGGCTGCTGTACGCGCTCGTCTTCCTCATCGGCGACAAGCTGCCCGTCGAGCTCGTCGGCGCGCTCGTGATCGTGATGGCGCTGATCGCGGGCTTCGGCGGCGTGACGGCGGCCAAGCCGAAGCTGCCGTCCGACGATGCGCGCCGCGCGAGCGCCGCGCGCATCGGCAACCGGCTCTTCATGCCCGCGCTCACGATTCCGTTCGTGACGGTCGCGATCACGCTCGCGGCAAGCCATCTGCACGTCGGCGGCGCGCCGCTCGTCGATCCGAAGAACGTCACGCTGATCGGCTTCGGCATCGGCTGCGTGATCGCGCTCGGCTTCGCATGCCGGATCACGCGCGATTCGGTCGGCCAGTCGCTGCAGGAGGCGCGGCGGCTGATCGACGCGCTGTCGTGGGCGGCCGTGCTGCCGCAGATGCTCGGCATGCTCGGGCTCGTGTTCTCGGACGCGGGCGTCGGCAAGGCGGTCGCGCACGTGACGACCGCGTATGTGAACCTCGATTACCGGCTCGTCGCGGTCGCCGTGTACTGCATCGGGATGGCGCTCTTCACGATGGTGATGGGCAACGGCTTCGCCGCGTTCCCGGTGATGACGGGCGGCGTCGGCGTGCCGATCCTCGTCAACGTGTTCCACGGCGATCCGGCCGTGATGGTCGCGATCGGGATGTTCTCCGGCTACTGCGGCACGCTGATGACGCCAATGGCCGCGAACTTCAACATGGTGCCCGCCGCGCTGCTCGAGCTGCCCGACAAGAACGGCGTGATCAAGGCGCAGATCCCGACCGCGCTCGCGCTGCTCGCGACGAACATCGTTCTGCTGAATGTTCTGATGTTTCGGTGA
- a CDS encoding TraB/GumN family protein → MPEAVAAREAARRSRNSVRRVATHAARTPRRWRARSLASAVLAGACATGGLAWPPVGALAAGSVATAPLPQAPIPAPSMSLPGFHAPPPSTSNGTVASGAVRTQPARMPFYVATKNRVTIYVLGTLHVGDPADYPASQPFRRPILAALAASPTLALELSPDDLLESQDDVSKYGVCNYACLPRLLPPPLWQKLASRLRGNPAALAGIRNMRPWLASLVVETYDSLSAGLQTEYGTEAQLQNVFLRKKGGRVVGLETLAEQMRAFTGLTLAQQREMLAQDMVQTPAQNAADVRALHRLWRIGDADAIAAWASAKTERLARAQSIADSIDNKIVYERNRRFVARMTAIAAPNRPLFVAIGALHLGGPKGVLELLRQQGYRVDAG, encoded by the coding sequence ATGCCTGAGGCAGTGGCGGCGCGCGAAGCCGCGCGCCGCTCGCGTAACAGCGTGCGGCGCGTGGCGACGCACGCCGCACGGACGCCCCGGCGCTGGCGCGCGCGCTCGCTCGCGAGCGCCGTGCTCGCCGGCGCGTGCGCGACGGGCGGGCTCGCCTGGCCGCCCGTCGGCGCGCTGGCGGCGGGCAGCGTCGCGACCGCGCCGCTGCCGCAGGCGCCGATTCCCGCGCCGAGCATGTCGCTGCCGGGCTTCCACGCGCCGCCGCCGTCGACGTCGAACGGCACCGTCGCGAGCGGCGCGGTGCGCACGCAGCCCGCGCGGATGCCGTTCTACGTCGCGACGAAAAACAGGGTCACGATTTACGTGCTCGGCACGCTGCACGTCGGCGACCCCGCCGACTATCCGGCGAGCCAGCCGTTTCGCCGGCCGATCCTCGCGGCGCTCGCCGCGTCGCCGACACTCGCGCTCGAGCTGTCGCCGGACGATCTGCTCGAATCGCAGGACGACGTGTCGAAGTACGGCGTATGCAACTACGCGTGCCTGCCGCGCCTGTTGCCGCCGCCCCTCTGGCAGAAGCTCGCGAGCCGGCTGCGCGGCAATCCGGCCGCGCTCGCCGGCATCCGCAACATGCGGCCGTGGCTCGCGTCGCTCGTCGTCGAAACGTACGATTCGCTGTCGGCCGGCTTGCAGACCGAATACGGCACCGAGGCGCAACTGCAGAACGTGTTCCTGCGCAAGAAGGGCGGCAGGGTGGTCGGGCTCGAGACGCTCGCCGAGCAGATGCGCGCGTTCACGGGGCTCACGCTCGCGCAGCAGCGCGAGATGCTCGCGCAGGACATGGTGCAGACGCCCGCGCAGAACGCGGCCGACGTGCGCGCGCTGCATCGCCTCTGGCGCATCGGCGACGCGGACGCGATCGCCGCCTGGGCGAGCGCGAAGACGGAGCGGCTCGCGCGCGCGCAGTCGATCGCCGATTCGATCGACAACAAGATCGTCTACGAGCGCAACCGCCGCTTCGTCGCGCGGATGACGGCGATCGCCGCGCCGAACCGGCCGCTGTTCGTCGCAATCGGCGCGCTGCACCTGGGCGGCCCGAAGGGCGTGCTCGAATTGCTGCGGCAGCAGGGCTATCGCGTCGACGCCGGGTAA
- the pxpB gene encoding 5-oxoprolinase subunit PxpB yields the protein MTTPRIYPLGDTALVCEAPPPATLECQRRVWAVASAAAGWPHVVDVVPGMNNLTIVFDPLETAADTLAPLMKAAWRDADGVAESGREVEIPVEYGGAFGPDLDAVAKHTGLARDEVVRRHSAGAYVVFFLGFQPGFTYMGGLDGSLHTPRRAVPRLEVPAGSVGIGGEQTGIYPAAAPGGWQLIGRTPLALFDPARTPPTLLQPGDRVRFTVAGVHTG from the coding sequence ATGACCACTCCACGCATCTATCCGCTTGGCGACACCGCCCTCGTCTGCGAGGCGCCCCCGCCCGCGACGCTCGAATGCCAGCGCCGCGTGTGGGCGGTCGCGAGCGCGGCGGCGGGCTGGCCGCACGTCGTAGACGTCGTGCCCGGCATGAACAACCTGACGATCGTGTTCGACCCGCTCGAAACGGCCGCCGACACGCTCGCGCCGCTGATGAAGGCCGCGTGGCGCGACGCCGACGGCGTCGCCGAAAGCGGCCGCGAGGTCGAGATCCCCGTCGAGTACGGCGGCGCGTTCGGCCCCGATCTCGACGCGGTCGCGAAGCACACGGGGCTCGCGCGCGACGAGGTCGTGCGCCGCCATTCGGCGGGCGCCTACGTCGTGTTCTTCCTCGGCTTTCAGCCGGGCTTCACGTACATGGGCGGCCTCGACGGCTCGCTGCACACGCCGCGGCGCGCCGTGCCCCGGCTCGAGGTGCCCGCCGGCTCGGTCGGCATCGGCGGCGAGCAGACGGGCATCTATCCGGCCGCCGCGCCGGGCGGCTGGCAACTGATCGGCCGCACGCCGCTCGCGCTCTTCGATCCCGCGCGCACGCCGCCCACGCTGCTGCAGCCGGGCGACCGCGTGCGCTTCACCGTCGCGGGGGTGCATACCGGATGA
- the pxpA gene encoding 5-oxoprolinase subunit PxpA, with the protein MEIDLNADLGEGCGSDEALLDFVTSANIACGWHAGGATAMRDCVRWAVEKGVSIGAHPSFHDPENFGRREMDLPASEIYAGVLYQLGALSAIAQAEGGRIAHVKPHGALYNQAAREPEIADAVVSAIHDFDPSLAVFGLAKSGFVDAARHAGLVAVEEVFADRGYRADGSLVPRSQPGALVDDENEMLARTLEMVRGQRVRAVTGEWVPLNAQTVCLHGDGPHALAFARRIRHALEAAGIDVHAPGALHAGERA; encoded by the coding sequence ATGGAAATCGATTTGAACGCCGACCTCGGCGAAGGCTGCGGCTCCGACGAGGCGCTTCTCGACTTCGTCACATCGGCGAACATAGCGTGCGGCTGGCACGCGGGCGGCGCCACGGCGATGCGCGACTGCGTGCGCTGGGCGGTCGAAAAAGGCGTGTCGATCGGCGCGCATCCGAGCTTTCACGATCCGGAGAATTTCGGCCGCAGGGAAATGGATCTGCCCGCGAGCGAGATCTACGCGGGCGTGCTGTATCAATTGGGCGCGCTATCTGCGATCGCTCAGGCGGAAGGCGGGCGCATCGCGCACGTGAAGCCGCACGGCGCGCTGTACAACCAGGCCGCGCGCGAGCCCGAGATCGCCGACGCGGTCGTGTCGGCGATCCACGATTTCGATCCGTCGCTCGCGGTGTTCGGCCTTGCGAAAAGCGGGTTCGTCGATGCCGCGCGGCACGCGGGGCTCGTCGCCGTCGAGGAAGTGTTCGCCGATCGCGGCTATCGCGCGGACGGCTCGCTCGTGCCGCGCAGCCAGCCGGGCGCGCTCGTCGACGACGAGAACGAGATGCTCGCGCGCACGCTCGAGATGGTCCGCGGCCAGCGCGTGCGCGCGGTCACGGGCGAATGGGTGCCGCTCAACGCGCAGACGGTCTGCCTGCACGGCGACGGCCCGCACGCGCTCGCCTTCGCGAGACGAATCCGCCACGCGCTCGAAGCGGCCGGCATCGACGTGCACGCGCCCGGCGCGCTGCACGCGGGAGAGCGCGCGTAA
- a CDS encoding DUF969 domain-containing protein translates to MQGTVSLWPLIGVAVIVVGFALRFNPMLIVATAAIVTAASAHFPPERILAAIGAGFLKTRNIPLIILLPLAVIGLLERHGLRERAQAWIASIRAATAGRLLILYLLVRELTAAVGLTGLGGHPQMVRPLIAPMAEGATENRFGPLPDAIRHRLRAYAAATDNVGLFFGEDIFVAFGAIVLMVTFLKEAGIAVEPMHVALWGIPTAASAFLIHGLRLWLLDRRLERELRAGAASHLAANPAADNGGRA, encoded by the coding sequence ATGCAAGGCACCGTAAGTCTATGGCCGCTGATCGGCGTCGCCGTGATCGTCGTCGGCTTCGCGCTGCGCTTCAACCCGATGCTGATCGTCGCGACCGCGGCGATCGTGACGGCAGCGAGCGCGCACTTTCCGCCCGAGCGGATTCTCGCCGCGATCGGCGCGGGCTTCCTCAAGACCCGCAACATCCCGCTCATCATCCTGCTGCCGCTCGCCGTGATCGGCCTCCTCGAGCGGCACGGGCTGCGCGAGCGCGCGCAGGCGTGGATCGCGAGCATCAGGGCGGCCACCGCGGGGCGCCTCCTCATCCTCTATCTGCTCGTGCGCGAGCTGACGGCGGCCGTCGGCCTGACGGGCCTGGGCGGTCATCCGCAGATGGTGCGGCCGCTGATCGCGCCGATGGCCGAAGGCGCGACCGAGAACCGTTTCGGTCCGCTGCCCGACGCGATCCGCCACCGGCTGCGCGCGTACGCGGCCGCGACCGACAACGTCGGCCTCTTCTTCGGCGAAGACATCTTCGTCGCGTTCGGCGCGATCGTGCTGATGGTGACGTTCCTGAAGGAAGCGGGCATCGCGGTGGAACCGATGCACGTCGCGCTCTGGGGCATCCCGACCGCCGCGTCCGCGTTCCTGATCCACGGCCTGCGGCTGTGGCTGCTCGACCGCCGGCTCGAACGCGAGCTGCGCGCGGGCGCCGCGTCGCACCTCGCCGCGAACCCCGCCGCCGACAACGGAGGCCGCGCATGA
- a CDS encoding 5-formyltetrahydrofolate cyclo-ligase: MSESIARAQAPNPKQTLRETLAQRRLDAHRSPLAHDALAQRVLAILAQAAPRTVGFYWPLAGEFDAREMIASWLAGDASRQAALPVIGAPRTPLEFHAWTPDAPMREGRHRIAEPAAGARLVPDLLLIPCVGFDHGCFRLGYGGGYYDRTLAAWPGTARPVTVGVAYDACGVRELPREAHDLPLDWIVTETRLHRSGD; this comes from the coding sequence GTGAGCGAAAGCATAGCACGCGCCCAAGCGCCGAACCCGAAGCAAACGCTGCGCGAAACGCTTGCGCAGCGCCGCCTCGACGCGCATCGCTCGCCGCTCGCGCACGACGCGCTCGCGCAGCGCGTGCTCGCGATTCTCGCGCAAGCCGCGCCGCGCACGGTCGGCTTCTACTGGCCGCTCGCGGGCGAGTTCGACGCGCGCGAGATGATCGCGTCGTGGCTCGCGGGCGACGCGAGCCGGCAGGCCGCGCTGCCCGTGATCGGAGCGCCTCGCACGCCGCTCGAATTCCACGCGTGGACGCCCGATGCGCCGATGCGCGAGGGCCGCCACCGGATCGCCGAGCCCGCGGCGGGCGCGCGGCTCGTGCCGGACCTGCTGCTGATTCCGTGCGTCGGCTTCGATCACGGCTGCTTCCGGCTCGGCTACGGCGGCGGCTATTACGACCGCACGCTCGCCGCGTGGCCGGGCACGGCGCGGCCCGTGACGGTCGGCGTCGCTTACGACGCGTGCGGCGTGCGCGAATTGCCGCGCGAAGCGCACGATCTGCCGCTCGACTGGATCGTCACCGAGACGCGGCTCCATCGGTCCGGCGACTGA